From a region of the Hallerella porci genome:
- a CDS encoding glycosyltransferase family 2 protein, protein MEFKPCAIVPVYHHANTVWSVVKNLKEQNLPVFIVDDGNSPEDLQVLNKVAESFPDVTVISHSSNLGKGAAVRTAMREAHKEGFTHALQIDADGQHHPAAIPFFLKESRRHFKSLIAGFPQYNASVPKSREQGRKITNFWVKIETLSRRVPDAMCGFRIYPILQTMPILENLRSLRMGFDIEILVRLSWAGVSMFSYPVKVNYPEHGISNFRMLHDNIDISWLHTRLCCGMLLRLPKLLVAKKRAAEFRKSRQQKMGEHKWKNTGHR, encoded by the coding sequence ATGGAATTTAAGCCCTGCGCTATTGTCCCCGTTTATCATCATGCAAATACGGTTTGGTCGGTGGTGAAAAATTTAAAAGAACAAAATTTGCCCGTGTTTATTGTGGACGATGGAAATTCTCCCGAAGATTTGCAAGTGCTCAATAAAGTCGCCGAATCATTTCCCGATGTGACGGTGATTTCGCACAGCTCTAATTTGGGAAAGGGCGCAGCTGTTCGCACTGCAATGCGCGAAGCGCACAAAGAAGGATTTACGCATGCGCTTCAAATTGACGCCGATGGACAACATCATCCCGCAGCCATTCCGTTTTTTCTCAAAGAATCGCGGAGGCATTTTAAAAGTTTGATCGCAGGTTTTCCGCAGTACAATGCGTCTGTGCCAAAGAGCCGTGAACAAGGTCGAAAGATTACCAATTTTTGGGTGAAGATTGAAACGCTTTCTCGGCGAGTTCCCGATGCGATGTGCGGATTTCGCATTTATCCGATTTTGCAAACGATGCCGATTTTAGAAAATTTGCGTTCGCTGCGCATGGGATTTGATATTGAAATTTTAGTGCGACTTTCGTGGGCGGGAGTAAGCATGTTTTCTTATCCGGTGAAAGTCAATTATCCGGAACACGGCATTTCCAATTTCCGAATGTTGCACGATAACATCGATATTTCTTGGCTGCATACGCGTCTTTGTTGCGGCATGCTTTTGCGATTGCCGAAACTTCTTGTGGCGAAAAAACGCGCTGCAGAATTTCGAAAATCACGTCAGCAGAAAATGGGTGAACATAAATGGAAGAACACTGGTCACAGATAA
- a CDS encoding LolA family protein, protein MRKIFAWIFFSSAFLFAEADLWNSPADFQSQEVLQVMQIFAKTEKMHGSFKQKRFVPKIDRTFESSGKYEISAEDGIVFDTQKPFASKLEISKTKIVQTFADGSKSEMNAADNAIFREIAKTFQAVFCGDTSAIQERFQAYFVSEKGKWNIGLTPKENAVKKAIATISLSGKKVLEKMEIVDGEGNILTYEFR, encoded by the coding sequence ATGCGTAAAATTTTTGCGTGGATATTTTTTTCGTCGGCGTTTCTTTTTGCCGAAGCGGACTTGTGGAATTCTCCCGCCGATTTTCAATCGCAAGAAGTTTTGCAAGTAATGCAAATATTTGCAAAAACAGAAAAAATGCACGGCAGTTTTAAGCAAAAAAGATTTGTGCCAAAAATTGATCGCACTTTTGAATCTTCGGGCAAATATGAAATTTCTGCGGAAGACGGAATTGTGTTTGACACGCAAAAACCGTTTGCGTCGAAACTTGAAATTTCGAAAACAAAAATTGTGCAAACATTTGCGGACGGTTCAAAATCCGAAATGAACGCAGCAGATAATGCAATCTTTCGTGAAATCGCAAAAACATTTCAAGCGGTTTTTTGCGGTGATACGTCAGCAATTCAAGAACGTTTTCAGGCTTACTTTGTTTCGGAAAAAGGAAAGTGGAATATTGGATTAACGCCGAAAGAAAATGCGGTGAAAAAAGCAATCGCAACCATTTCTCTTTCTGGAAAAAAAGTTTTAGAAAAAATGGAAATCGTCGATGGCGAAGGAAATATTTTGACGTATGAATTCCGATAA
- a CDS encoding MMPL family transporter: MNSDNQLSKQRYFNMALWAILHLALIVAVVIAYPWKIDKSLYSMLPISESNTEIQTAESELSLRSASHLMIFVGDSNFSTAEASANEIGQLLLESKQIEFATWKIDSSSYEEVSNYLFENRFALQDPAILKMKDSARANYFLNQSLAHVYGSFAIADLKHLHEDPYLLAQNVEDRLVLKNPLLSGNLTLRNGMFTVEDSGKTYIFVNAEMASNVSDFASDDHVIAALENKIDLLKKAHPNLSVMRSGVPFHSYASSKKAQKEVAWISCISTVVVFALLLIVFRSAVPIIAILSSILIAILAATGATLAAFHEIHIFTFVFGTSVIGVSIDYALHHFADKNAQVKSILLGFMTTELSYVALMIVDFPVLRQMAFFSMIGLLSALLSVLLVFPKVSEKMKTRKKFSLKFPQLILAGYSKLERIPKIPRYLIFAVLIAALIPGFSKMNVRTDIRALYQVSKDLGESEMRVAKWMNTGISPTYFIVTGNSQEEVLEKEELLAEKLKAAEKDSLLKSFLAYSQFVPSEKRRAQMDSVLRHTLPLRYKKLCKALKIRPQKNPAALFGGISENQELPMQFKNLKEMLWIGEINGKFYSAVMPLHLSEEFNAENFEDTENGIFAVNKMKTINSALTELSVSALALVAFAYFAVFFILSFVYTWRDSLRIVRAPILACLFTLSMLGYLEIPVNFFAITGLILVLGIGIDYSLFFKDSADHSDSTAFAVLLSTLTTLFSFGTLSLSSFVPVSVLGLTVLLGISACFLLSPFTRN, encoded by the coding sequence ATGAATTCCGATAATCAATTAAGTAAACAGCGCTATTTTAATATGGCGCTTTGGGCGATTTTGCATTTGGCGTTAATCGTCGCAGTCGTCATTGCGTATCCGTGGAAAATCGATAAAAGTTTATATTCGATGCTTCCGATTTCGGAATCGAATACAGAAATTCAAACGGCGGAATCGGAACTTTCGCTGCGCTCTGCGTCGCATTTAATGATTTTTGTCGGCGACTCCAATTTTTCAACGGCAGAAGCTTCGGCAAATGAAATCGGGCAACTTCTTTTAGAAAGTAAACAAATTGAATTTGCAACATGGAAAATCGATTCGTCATCATACGAAGAAGTTTCGAATTATCTTTTTGAAAATCGATTTGCATTACAAGATCCCGCCATTTTAAAAATGAAAGATTCGGCGCGGGCAAATTATTTTTTGAATCAATCGCTTGCGCATGTTTACGGCTCTTTTGCAATTGCCGATTTAAAACATTTGCATGAAGATCCGTATTTGTTAGCGCAAAATGTGGAAGATAGACTTGTTCTAAAAAATCCTTTGTTGTCGGGGAATTTAACACTTCGAAACGGAATGTTTACCGTTGAAGATTCGGGGAAGACTTATATTTTTGTGAATGCAGAAATGGCAAGTAACGTATCGGATTTTGCTTCGGATGATCACGTAATCGCTGCGTTAGAAAATAAAATTGATCTGCTAAAAAAAGCGCATCCGAATTTATCGGTGATGCGTTCGGGCGTTCCGTTTCATAGTTATGCGAGTTCTAAAAAAGCGCAAAAAGAAGTCGCTTGGATTTCGTGCATTTCAACGGTTGTCGTTTTCGCTTTGCTTTTGATTGTGTTTCGTTCAGCGGTTCCAATCATTGCGATTCTTTCGTCCATTTTGATTGCGATTCTTGCGGCAACGGGCGCGACTTTAGCCGCATTTCATGAAATTCATATTTTCACATTTGTATTTGGAACAAGTGTCATCGGCGTGAGCATTGATTATGCGCTGCATCATTTCGCCGATAAAAATGCCCAAGTGAAAAGTATTTTGCTCGGATTCATGACGACGGAACTCAGTTATGTTGCGCTCATGATCGTTGATTTTCCGGTGCTTCGTCAAATGGCGTTTTTCTCGATGATCGGTCTTTTGAGCGCATTACTTTCTGTGCTTTTGGTTTTCCCGAAAGTTTCTGAAAAGATGAAAACGCGTAAAAAATTCTCGTTGAAATTTCCGCAACTCATTTTAGCGGGATATTCAAAATTAGAACGCATTCCGAAAATTCCGCGCTATTTGATTTTTGCAGTTTTAATTGCTGCATTGATTCCTGGATTTTCTAAGATGAATGTGCGCACCGATATTCGCGCACTTTATCAAGTTTCCAAAGATTTGGGCGAAAGCGAAATGCGCGTTGCCAAATGGATGAATACGGGAATTTCTCCGACTTATTTTATCGTGACTGGAAATTCACAAGAAGAAGTTTTAGAAAAAGAAGAATTGCTTGCCGAAAAATTAAAAGCAGCCGAAAAAGATTCTTTGCTAAAATCTTTTTTAGCGTATTCGCAATTTGTGCCTTCCGAAAAACGGCGCGCGCAAATGGATTCTGTTTTGCGTCACACTCTTCCGCTGCGTTATAAAAAACTTTGCAAAGCGTTGAAAATTCGCCCGCAAAAAAATCCCGCAGCATTATTCGGCGGCATTTCTGAAAATCAAGAATTGCCAATGCAATTTAAAAATTTAAAAGAGATGCTTTGGATTGGAGAAATCAACGGAAAATTTTATAGCGCTGTGATGCCGCTTCATTTAAGCGAAGAATTTAATGCGGAAAATTTTGAAGACACAGAAAACGGAATTTTTGCGGTCAACAAAATGAAAACGATCAATTCTGCGCTCACGGAACTTTCGGTTTCTGCGCTTGCGTTGGTTGCATTTGCGTATTTTGCGGTGTTCTTTATTCTTTCGTTTGTTTACACTTGGCGAGATTCACTTCGCATTGTGCGCGCTCCGATTTTAGCGTGTTTGTTTACCCTTTCAATGCTCGGCTATTTAGAAATTCCCGTGAACTTTTTCGCTATCACAGGACTGATTTTAGTGCTTGGCATTGGCATCGATTATTCGTTATTCTTTAAAGATTCGGCCGACCATTCGGACTCTACCGCTTTTGCGGTTTTGCTTTCAACTCTCACGACGCTTTTCTCATTTGGAACTCTTTCTTTGAGCAGTTTCGTGCCGGTTTCTGTTTTAGGTTTAACCGTTCTTTTAGGAATTTCGGCTTGCTTTTTACTTTCGCCGTTTACGAGAAATTGA
- a CDS encoding LpxL/LpxP family acyltransferase produces MEEHWSQIKETAEPAWKLRFMLWATVHLPRKCVECITAVVVFFFYLGAAPVRRRSRHYLQHVFAIKNQKVPAFAVYKHILAFALSMIEKIRGWAGKMNLSELETQNDNLQELVEKLNAGNGAFILCSHLGNIEATRSLTSYQKEHTIRKFQVFPVIDFLGTKNFNAILQKLNPELLQNSFNANEIGVETAIQMREKIETGNLVAIAGDRTSAHFQNRMIPLKFLGETAEFPEGAFTLAGILKAPIYFIFAFRKKDLDITSPYEFHVIRSQVEWNGKRSEQKQKTAELANEFVSYLEKFCLKHPYQWYNFYDFWQKGESS; encoded by the coding sequence ATGGAAGAACACTGGTCACAGATAAAAGAAACGGCAGAACCCGCTTGGAAACTGCGGTTTATGTTGTGGGCAACGGTGCATCTTCCGCGGAAATGCGTGGAATGCATTACCGCTGTCGTCGTTTTTTTCTTTTATTTAGGCGCAGCTCCTGTGCGGCGGCGTTCTCGCCATTATTTGCAGCATGTCTTTGCAATCAAAAATCAAAAAGTGCCCGCGTTTGCTGTTTACAAACATATTTTAGCTTTCGCTCTTTCGATGATTGAAAAAATTCGCGGTTGGGCGGGAAAGATGAATTTGTCTGAACTCGAAACGCAAAATGATAATTTGCAGGAATTGGTTGAAAAGTTAAATGCGGGAAATGGTGCATTTATTTTGTGCTCGCATTTAGGAAATATTGAAGCGACGCGCTCGCTTACGAGTTATCAGAAAGAACACACGATTCGAAAATTTCAAGTTTTTCCTGTCATTGATTTTTTGGGCACAAAAAATTTTAATGCGATTCTTCAAAAACTCAATCCGGAATTGCTGCAAAATAGTTTTAACGCAAATGAAATCGGCGTTGAAACGGCAATTCAAATGCGTGAAAAAATTGAAACGGGAAATTTAGTCGCCATCGCTGGCGATAGGACTTCTGCGCATTTTCAAAATCGAATGATTCCATTAAAATTTTTAGGAGAAACCGCAGAATTTCCCGAAGGCGCATTTACTCTTGCGGGCATTTTAAAAGCGCCCATCTATTTTATTTTTGCTTTTCGCAAAAAAGATTTAGACATCACATCGCCATACGAATTTCATGTGATTCGTTCTCAAGTAGAATGGAACGGAAAACGCTCGGAACAAAAACAGAAAACAGCAGAACTTGCCAATGAATTTGTATCTTACTTGGAAAAGTTTTGCTTGAAACATCCCTATCAATGGTATAATTTTTACGACTTCTGGCAAAAAGGAGAATCATCGTGA
- a CDS encoding acyl-CoA thioesterase: MSSQKVKAITKIQVQFYDLDPMNIAWHGNYVKYMETARCDLLSKIRYTYFEMEKAGYVWPVVQLHIKYIRPLHFMQKFRIETTLEEYDVCMKISYKFIDEETGKVITKAESTQMAVNVKTHESMIGSPKDFVERVDKYLAEENHA, from the coding sequence GTGAGTTCCCAAAAAGTAAAAGCGATTACAAAAATTCAAGTGCAATTTTACGATTTAGATCCGATGAATATTGCGTGGCACGGCAATTATGTGAAGTATATGGAAACGGCGCGCTGTGATTTGTTGAGCAAAATTCGTTACACGTATTTTGAAATGGAAAAAGCGGGATATGTTTGGCCTGTTGTGCAGTTGCATATTAAGTATATTCGACCGCTGCATTTTATGCAAAAATTTCGCATCGAAACGACTCTCGAAGAATATGATGTCTGCATGAAAATCAGTTATAAATTCATCGATGAAGAAACAGGAAAAGTCATTACAAAAGCCGAGAGCACGCAGATGGCGGTAAATGTCAAAACGCACGAATCGATGATCGGTTCGCCCAAAGATTTTGTAGAACGCGTGGACAAATATTTGGCAGAGGAAAATCATGCGTAA